From a single Lolium rigidum isolate FL_2022 chromosome 7, APGP_CSIRO_Lrig_0.1, whole genome shotgun sequence genomic region:
- the LOC124670762 gene encoding regulator of nonsense transcripts UPF3-like isoform X1 produces MKDPAHRTKVVLRRLPPAISQQAVVDQVDARFAGRYDWACFRAGNASQKNHRYSRLYLNFKSPEDVVEFAEFFNNHVFVNEKGAQFKALVEYAPSQQVPKSNIKKDARQGTITKDPEYLEFLELISKPTEHLPSAEIQLERKEAERAAAGKEPPVVTPLMVYVRQQRAAKSMAQRSVSSRLSRKVSGVVTSSSSPSKRASERRRASTSSYVVRENAKEKPTYILAPKRDDHTREKIIAGTSEGASGGPSWSPQVIDGKKDKIVLLKGRARVDSNISDSSTPQQSLPPSRNTPPSSSRQDQRHEASGRIIKTILSNKEGRHGIASQHEQEGHMVNADKDKRPPRVPNSRSIVKDQIIENAEKSHYDDKHNHVHGSGPIGEKIERQARNRDRPDRGVWAPRRYDKSATGGSTQASSSEFQLMQSHSEDNFAQQADGPGERKIDTRSPGGRGGLVENGNRHGNRRGPPRGLKEMEISPITSDGKPPKRGPASYGAHERQVWVQKSSSGS; encoded by the exons ATGAAGGACCCCGCGCACCGCACCAAGGTGGTGctccgccggctgccgccagcgaTTTCGCAGCAGGCCGTCGTGGACCAGGTCGACGCGCGCTTCGCCGGGCGCTACGATTGGGCTTGCTTCCGCGCCGGGAATGCCAG CCAAAAGAATCATCGATATTCTCGTCTCTACCTCAACTTCAAGAGCCCAGAAGATGTTGTTGAGTTTGCTGAGTTCTTCAACAATCATGTATTTGTGAATGAAAAGG GTGCTCAATTTAAAGCTCTTGTGGAATATGCACCATCACAACAGGTTCCGAAGTCAAATATCAAGAAGGATGCTCGTCAGGGAACTATAACAAAAG ATCCAGAATACTTGGAGTTTCTTGAGCTTATATCAAAGCCTACTGAACATTTGCCAAGTGCTGAAATTCAGCTTGAAAGGAAAGAAGCTGAAAGAGCAG CTGCTGGAAAGGAGCCACCAGTTGTGACACCTCTCATGGTTTATGTTCGTCAGCAAAGGGCAGCTAAGAGTATGGCTCAG AGGTCTGTAAGCAGTAGACTAAGCAGAAAAGTTTCGGGTGTGGTAACTAGCAGTTCTAGTCCTTCTAAAAGGGCCTCTGAAAGGCGCAGGGCATCCACTTCATCG TATGTTGTGCGAGAAAATGCTAAGGAGAAGCCAACTTACATCTTAGCGCCGAAGAGAGATGATCATACAAGAGAGAAAATTATTGCTGGAACTTCAG AAGGTGCAAGTGGAGGGCCATCTTGGTCTCCTCAGGTTATTGatggtaaaaaagacaaaattgtaCTTTTGAAAGGGCGAGCAAGGGTTGATTCCAAT ATATCTGATAGCTCAACTCCGCAGCAGTCTCTGCCTCCTTCAAGAAATACGCCCCCATCAAGTTCTAGACAAGACCAGcgccatgaggccagtggcagaaTTATTAAGACTATACTTTCAAACAAGGAAGGACGCCATGGAATAGCATCTCAACATGAGCAAGAAGGTCACATGGTTAATGCTGACAAGGATAAGCGCCCACCACGGGTTCCGAATTCGCGTTCCATTGTGAAAGATCAGATTATTGAAAATGCTGAGAAAAGCCACTATGATGACAAGCATAATCATGTGCATGGTTCTGGACCTATTGGTGAGAAGATTGAAAGGCAGGCCAGAAATAGAGATAGGCCTGACCGTGGTGTATGGGCCCCTCGTCGCTATGATAAGTCTGCAACAGGAGGTAGTACACAAGCCTCATCGTCTGAGTTCCAGCTAATGCAGTCACATTCTGAGGACAATTTCGCTCAGCAAGCAGATG GCCCTGGAGAGAGAAAAATAGACACAAGGAGTCCTGGTGGCCGTGGAGGCCTTGTGGAGAATG GAAACAGGCATGGCAACCGCCGTGGTCCGCCACGTGGGCTGAAGGAGATGGAGATCTCTCCTATTACATCTGATGGAAAACCTCCGAAGAGGGGCCCTGCTAGCTATGGGGCTCATGAG AGACAAGTATGGGTTCAAAAGTCAAGTTCAGGATCGTGA
- the LOC124670762 gene encoding regulator of nonsense transcripts UPF3-like isoform X2 codes for MKDPAHRTKVVLRRLPPAISQQAVVDQVDARFAGRYDWACFRAGNASQKNHRYSRLYLNFKSPEDVVEFAEFFNNHVFVNEKGAQFKALVEYAPSQQVPKSNIKKDARQGTITKDPEYLEFLELISKPTEHLPSAEIQLERKEAERAAAGKEPPVVTPLMVYVRQQRAAKSMAQRSVSSRLSRKVSGVVTSSSSPSKRASERRRASTSSYVVRENAKEKPTYILAPKRDDHTREKIIAGTSEGASGGPSWSPQVIDGKKDKIVLLKGRARVDSNQSLPPSRNTPPSSSRQDQRHEASGRIIKTILSNKEGRHGIASQHEQEGHMVNADKDKRPPRVPNSRSIVKDQIIENAEKSHYDDKHNHVHGSGPIGEKIERQARNRDRPDRGVWAPRRYDKSATGGSTQASSSEFQLMQSHSEDNFAQQADGPGERKIDTRSPGGRGGLVENGNRHGNRRGPPRGLKEMEISPITSDGKPPKRGPASYGAHERQVWVQKSSSGS; via the exons ATGAAGGACCCCGCGCACCGCACCAAGGTGGTGctccgccggctgccgccagcgaTTTCGCAGCAGGCCGTCGTGGACCAGGTCGACGCGCGCTTCGCCGGGCGCTACGATTGGGCTTGCTTCCGCGCCGGGAATGCCAG CCAAAAGAATCATCGATATTCTCGTCTCTACCTCAACTTCAAGAGCCCAGAAGATGTTGTTGAGTTTGCTGAGTTCTTCAACAATCATGTATTTGTGAATGAAAAGG GTGCTCAATTTAAAGCTCTTGTGGAATATGCACCATCACAACAGGTTCCGAAGTCAAATATCAAGAAGGATGCTCGTCAGGGAACTATAACAAAAG ATCCAGAATACTTGGAGTTTCTTGAGCTTATATCAAAGCCTACTGAACATTTGCCAAGTGCTGAAATTCAGCTTGAAAGGAAAGAAGCTGAAAGAGCAG CTGCTGGAAAGGAGCCACCAGTTGTGACACCTCTCATGGTTTATGTTCGTCAGCAAAGGGCAGCTAAGAGTATGGCTCAG AGGTCTGTAAGCAGTAGACTAAGCAGAAAAGTTTCGGGTGTGGTAACTAGCAGTTCTAGTCCTTCTAAAAGGGCCTCTGAAAGGCGCAGGGCATCCACTTCATCG TATGTTGTGCGAGAAAATGCTAAGGAGAAGCCAACTTACATCTTAGCGCCGAAGAGAGATGATCATACAAGAGAGAAAATTATTGCTGGAACTTCAG AAGGTGCAAGTGGAGGGCCATCTTGGTCTCCTCAGGTTATTGatggtaaaaaagacaaaattgtaCTTTTGAAAGGGCGAGCAAGGGTTGATTCCAAT CAGTCTCTGCCTCCTTCAAGAAATACGCCCCCATCAAGTTCTAGACAAGACCAGcgccatgaggccagtggcagaaTTATTAAGACTATACTTTCAAACAAGGAAGGACGCCATGGAATAGCATCTCAACATGAGCAAGAAGGTCACATGGTTAATGCTGACAAGGATAAGCGCCCACCACGGGTTCCGAATTCGCGTTCCATTGTGAAAGATCAGATTATTGAAAATGCTGAGAAAAGCCACTATGATGACAAGCATAATCATGTGCATGGTTCTGGACCTATTGGTGAGAAGATTGAAAGGCAGGCCAGAAATAGAGATAGGCCTGACCGTGGTGTATGGGCCCCTCGTCGCTATGATAAGTCTGCAACAGGAGGTAGTACACAAGCCTCATCGTCTGAGTTCCAGCTAATGCAGTCACATTCTGAGGACAATTTCGCTCAGCAAGCAGATG GCCCTGGAGAGAGAAAAATAGACACAAGGAGTCCTGGTGGCCGTGGAGGCCTTGTGGAGAATG GAAACAGGCATGGCAACCGCCGTGGTCCGCCACGTGGGCTGAAGGAGATGGAGATCTCTCCTATTACATCTGATGGAAAACCTCCGAAGAGGGGCCCTGCTAGCTATGGGGCTCATGAG AGACAAGTATGGGTTCAAAAGTCAAGTTCAGGATCGTGA
- the LOC124670762 gene encoding regulator of nonsense transcripts UPF3-like isoform X3, which produces MKDPAHRTKVVLRRLPPAISQQAVVDQVDARFAGRYDWACFRAGNASQKNHRYSRLYLNFKSPEDVVEFAEFFNNHVFVNEKGAQFKALVEYAPSQQVPKSNIKKDARQGTITKDPEYLEFLELISKPTEHLPSAEIQLERKEAERAAAGKEPPVVTPLMVYVRQQRAAKSMAQRSVSSRLSRKVSGVVTSSSSPSKRASERRRASTSSYVVRENAKEKPTYILAPKRDDHTREKIIAGTSEGASGGPSWSPQVIDGKKDKIVLLKGRARVDSNSLPPSRNTPPSSSRQDQRHEASGRIIKTILSNKEGRHGIASQHEQEGHMVNADKDKRPPRVPNSRSIVKDQIIENAEKSHYDDKHNHVHGSGPIGEKIERQARNRDRPDRGVWAPRRYDKSATGGSTQASSSEFQLMQSHSEDNFAQQADGPGERKIDTRSPGGRGGLVENGNRHGNRRGPPRGLKEMEISPITSDGKPPKRGPASYGAHERQVWVQKSSSGS; this is translated from the exons ATGAAGGACCCCGCGCACCGCACCAAGGTGGTGctccgccggctgccgccagcgaTTTCGCAGCAGGCCGTCGTGGACCAGGTCGACGCGCGCTTCGCCGGGCGCTACGATTGGGCTTGCTTCCGCGCCGGGAATGCCAG CCAAAAGAATCATCGATATTCTCGTCTCTACCTCAACTTCAAGAGCCCAGAAGATGTTGTTGAGTTTGCTGAGTTCTTCAACAATCATGTATTTGTGAATGAAAAGG GTGCTCAATTTAAAGCTCTTGTGGAATATGCACCATCACAACAGGTTCCGAAGTCAAATATCAAGAAGGATGCTCGTCAGGGAACTATAACAAAAG ATCCAGAATACTTGGAGTTTCTTGAGCTTATATCAAAGCCTACTGAACATTTGCCAAGTGCTGAAATTCAGCTTGAAAGGAAAGAAGCTGAAAGAGCAG CTGCTGGAAAGGAGCCACCAGTTGTGACACCTCTCATGGTTTATGTTCGTCAGCAAAGGGCAGCTAAGAGTATGGCTCAG AGGTCTGTAAGCAGTAGACTAAGCAGAAAAGTTTCGGGTGTGGTAACTAGCAGTTCTAGTCCTTCTAAAAGGGCCTCTGAAAGGCGCAGGGCATCCACTTCATCG TATGTTGTGCGAGAAAATGCTAAGGAGAAGCCAACTTACATCTTAGCGCCGAAGAGAGATGATCATACAAGAGAGAAAATTATTGCTGGAACTTCAG AAGGTGCAAGTGGAGGGCCATCTTGGTCTCCTCAGGTTATTGatggtaaaaaagacaaaattgtaCTTTTGAAAGGGCGAGCAAGGGTTGATTCCAAT TCTCTGCCTCCTTCAAGAAATACGCCCCCATCAAGTTCTAGACAAGACCAGcgccatgaggccagtggcagaaTTATTAAGACTATACTTTCAAACAAGGAAGGACGCCATGGAATAGCATCTCAACATGAGCAAGAAGGTCACATGGTTAATGCTGACAAGGATAAGCGCCCACCACGGGTTCCGAATTCGCGTTCCATTGTGAAAGATCAGATTATTGAAAATGCTGAGAAAAGCCACTATGATGACAAGCATAATCATGTGCATGGTTCTGGACCTATTGGTGAGAAGATTGAAAGGCAGGCCAGAAATAGAGATAGGCCTGACCGTGGTGTATGGGCCCCTCGTCGCTATGATAAGTCTGCAACAGGAGGTAGTACACAAGCCTCATCGTCTGAGTTCCAGCTAATGCAGTCACATTCTGAGGACAATTTCGCTCAGCAAGCAGATG GCCCTGGAGAGAGAAAAATAGACACAAGGAGTCCTGGTGGCCGTGGAGGCCTTGTGGAGAATG GAAACAGGCATGGCAACCGCCGTGGTCCGCCACGTGGGCTGAAGGAGATGGAGATCTCTCCTATTACATCTGATGGAAAACCTCCGAAGAGGGGCCCTGCTAGCTATGGGGCTCATGAG AGACAAGTATGGGTTCAAAAGTCAAGTTCAGGATCGTGA
- the LOC124673884 gene encoding nuclear speckle splicing regulatory protein 1-like produces the protein MQRYGLQLRKKPAASSSSRPPPPARPLAAFADDGDDDVEADILRQSSKKRALQKVEELQKKAIEEDPSVFSYDEVYDDMKEKAARPKMQAKVVRQSKYIEALKEKAEQRKREQDIVYERKLQKERSKEDHLFSDKDKFVTSAYRKKLEEEKKWQEEERRRQLQEERDDVTKKKDLSDFYFGLAKNVAFGASSHDGSKPAEPEKLDTKADDIQASKSDAEGSARSPKRRRESSEGSEKAHESKSAEEPATTGPKDSTAARSTEKDADVSAAASQASQNTQPAPITDEHYKRSSDALAAARERALARKRAKEQQI, from the exons ATGCAGAGGTACGGGCTGCAGCTCCGCAAGAagccggcggcgtcctcgtcgTCGCGACCGCCCCCGCCGGCGCGCCCCCTGGCGGCAttcgccgacgacggcgacgacgacgtcgaGGCCGACATCCTCCGGCAGTCATCCAAGAAGCGCGCCCTCCAGAAG GTGGAGGAGCTGCAGAAGAAGGCGATCGAGGAGGATCCCTCGGTGTTTTCCTACGATGAGGTGTACGATGATATGAAGGAGAAGGCCGCTCGCCCCAAGATGCAGGCCAAGGTCGTTCGCCAG TCAAAGTACATTGAAGCACTCAAGGAGAAAGCAGAACAACGTAAACGAGAACAGGACATAGTGTATGAGAGGAAGCTCCAGAAAGAGAGGAGCAAGGAAGACCACCTGTTCAGTGACAAAGACAAATTTGTAACATCTGCGTATAGGAAGaaacttgaggaggagaaaaaatgGCAGGAGGAAGAAAGACGGCGGCAGCTTCAAGAAGAaagggatgat GTTACTAAAAAGAAAGACCTGAGTGACTTTTACTTTGGACTTGCTAAGAATGTTGCTTTCGGTGCAAGTTCGCATGATGGCTCAAAGCCTGCTGAACCTGAAAAGTTGGACACTAAAGCAGATGATATTCAAGCTAGCAAGTCTGATGCCGAAGGATCTGCCCGTTCTCCTAAGCGCAGGAGGGAATCCAGTGAAGGATCAGAGAAAGCACACGAAAGTAAAAGTGCGGAAGAACCTGCAACAACTGGACCGAAGGATTCAACAGCTGCTCGATCTACTGAGAAAGACGCCGATGTATCAGCGGCTGCTTCACAAGCTTCGCAGAATACTCAGCCGGCACCAATCACAGATGAGCACTACAAGAGGAGTAGCGATGCACTTGCTGCTGCCAGAGAACGAGCCCTGGCTCGTAAGAGAGCCAAGGAGCAGCAAATATGA
- the LOC124673885 gene encoding protein TIC 40, chloroplastic-like produces the protein MESLVLASSCSASPLLAAARRPSRPLPAAAAAPLSSAAGRRGPARRPRLVVSAASRGSRNVFDALNTKGFASVSSSTSSQNTSTGTGTLPPMPPPSSYIGSPVFWIGIGVALSAAFSMVSSMVKKYAMEQVFKSMMTQAQPNTFGSANSPFPFSMPQQAGPTAPISYPYSGPRKSTPTKGATVDVSATDVAATGTLEASDVAETSKPSKKFAFVDVSPEELLQKELQSSLETVDVKSDSAKSEIKEDTEQQVFTNGAAFKPNEDSSTGPTESSKPGPMLSVDTIEKMMEDPALQKMVYPYLPEEMRNPDSFKWMLQNPVYRQQLEEMMSNMGASPDQWDNRMVDHLKNFDLSSPEVRQQFAQVGMTPEEVVSKIMANPEVAVAFQNPKIQTAIMDCSQNPLNIVKYQNDQEVMDVFMKISQIFPQING, from the exons ATGGAGAGCCTCGTCctcgcctcctcctgctccgcctcccccctcctcgccgccgcccgccgaccCTCGCggcccctccccgccgccgccgccgcgccgctctcTTCCGCCGCCGGGCGGAGGGGACCCGCCAGGAGGCCCAGGCTCGTCGTCTCCGCCGCGTCTCGCGGATCTAGGAATG TTTTCGATGCACTGAACACAAAGGGCTTCGCGAGCGTGTCGTCTTCAACCAGCAGCCAGAACACatcaacaggaactggcaccctgCCTCCCATGCCGCCCCCGTCATCATATAT CGGTTCACCAGTCTTCTGGATCGGAATTGGTGTGGCGTTATCCGCGGCGTTTTCCATG GTCTCTTCGATGGTAAAG AAATATGCAATGGAACAAGTATTCAAATCGATGATGACACAGGCACAACCAAACACCTTTGGCTCAGCAAACTCGCCATTCCCATTTTCCATGCCACAGCAGGCAGGCCCCACAGCACCAATCAGTTATCCATACTCTGGACCAAGAAAAAGTACGCCTACAAAAGGTGCAACTGTTGATGTTTCAGCTACTGATGTGGCGGCGACTGGAACTTTGGAAGCGTCCGATGTGGCCGAAACATCAAAACCGTCAAAGAAATTTG CCTTCGTTGATGTTTCTCCGGAAGAATTGCTGCAAAAGGAGCTTCAATCTTCATTGGAGACAGTTGATGTAAAAAGTGATAGCGCTAAAAGTGAAATTAAGGAGGATACGGAGCAACAA GTTTTTACAAATGGAGCTGCTTTTAAGCCTAATGAAGATTCCTCTACTGGGCCAACTGAATCCA GTAAGCCAGGGCCTATGCTATCTGTGGACACGATTGAGAAAATGATGGAAGATCCAGCTCTGCAGAAGATGGTTTACCC CTACTTGCCCGAGGAGATGAGGAACCCGGATTCATTCAAGT ggatgcttcagAACCCGGTGTACCGCCAGCAATTGGAGGAAATGAT GAGCAACATGGGTGCATCTCCTGATCAATGGGATAACCGCATGGTTGATCACTTGAAGAACTTCGACCTTAGCAGTCCTGAAGTAAGGCAGCAGTTTG CGCAAGTTGGCATGACTCCGGAGGAAGTAGTGTCGAAAATAATGGCGAACCCAGAAGTTGCTGTTGCATTTCAGAATCCAAAAATTCAAACGGCCATCATGGAT TGCTCGCAGAACCCTCTGAATATTGTAAAATACCAAAATGACCAAGAG GTCATGGATGTTTTTATGAAGATATCACAAATCTTCCCCCAAATTAATGGCTAG